One Bacteroidales bacterium genomic window carries:
- a CDS encoding cysteate synthase yields the protein MTKNNFTPTQYKLKSIASGKVFDDSGWLLEAPGEETPSLIRAEYENPQLHLLDENYGLYKFASWLPVKRLLMGSSAPVTYKSEGLANVLGLKNLYITFSGYWPERGAMMKTCSFKETEAFSVCGRMNDAEKKVLVVASAGNTARSFARVCSDNNIPLLLCMPEDNIGSMWFDSPISDNVKLIVTSRGSDYFDAIHLANLACCSPYFIAEGGAKNIARRDGMGTTVLSAATKIGSIPEYYFQAIGSGTGAIAAWEANLRLINDGRFGTVMMKLMVSQNEPFLPIYDAWKAGSRHILPLNDNLARKQAAQINAKVLSNRKPPYGIAGGLYNALTESGGNVLKASNKEAAKAASLFLQTEGIDIHPAAAVATASLIKEKIENRLPAEALIMLNITGGGEERFKQDKTLSYLEPSMHFELGFSEKEVVDTINKLFGF from the coding sequence ATGACCAAAAACAACTTCACTCCTACTCAGTACAAACTAAAATCTATTGCATCAGGAAAAGTATTTGACGATAGCGGCTGGCTGCTTGAAGCGCCCGGCGAAGAAACTCCGTCGCTTATAAGAGCTGAATACGAAAACCCCCAGCTCCATCTGCTGGATGAAAATTATGGCCTGTACAAATTCGCCTCATGGTTGCCCGTAAAGAGACTGCTCATGGGCTCATCAGCGCCTGTAACCTATAAAAGTGAAGGACTTGCCAATGTATTAGGCCTGAAAAACCTCTATATAACTTTCAGCGGTTACTGGCCCGAGCGCGGCGCTATGATGAAAACATGCTCCTTTAAAGAAACCGAGGCTTTTTCGGTTTGTGGTCGCATGAACGATGCAGAAAAAAAAGTGCTGGTTGTTGCATCTGCTGGCAATACCGCCCGTTCGTTTGCCCGTGTTTGTTCTGATAATAACATACCGCTGTTGTTGTGCATGCCCGAAGACAATATCGGAAGCATGTGGTTCGACAGCCCGATCAGCGACAATGTAAAACTCATTGTTACCAGCCGGGGCAGCGATTATTTTGATGCCATCCATCTTGCGAACCTTGCCTGCTGCAGTCCATATTTTATTGCTGAGGGCGGCGCAAAAAATATTGCCCGCCGCGATGGAATGGGAACAACGGTTTTATCCGCAGCTACCAAAATCGGAAGTATTCCTGAGTACTATTTCCAGGCTATTGGCAGCGGCACAGGAGCAATAGCAGCATGGGAAGCTAACCTACGATTAATTAATGATGGCCGCTTTGGTACTGTGATGATGAAGCTCATGGTTTCGCAAAACGAACCCTTCCTCCCGATTTATGATGCCTGGAAAGCCGGTTCACGCCATATATTGCCGCTTAATGACAACCTGGCCCGCAAGCAGGCAGCACAGATCAACGCCAAAGTACTGAGCAACCGCAAACCTCCATACGGCATTGCGGGTGGTTTATATAATGCACTCACAGAGAGCGGTGGCAACGTGCTCAAAGCATCGAATAAGGAAGCTGCCAAAGCGGCTTCGCTTTTTCTGCAAACCGAAGGCATTGATATCCACCCCGCTGCAGCTGTTGCAACCGCCTCTCTCATTAAAGAAAAAATTGAGAACCGATTGCCGGCAGAAGCGTTGATTATGCTCAATATCACGGGCGGTGGCGAAGAACGCTTCAAACAAGATAAAACATTGTCTTATTTGGAACCTTCAATGCATTTTGAACTGGGATTTTCAGAAAAAGAGGTAGTGGATACCATCAATAAGTTGTTCGGGTTCTGA
- a CDS encoding lycopene cyclase domain-containing protein, producing MDRLYLYINIFTIAAPLLLSFDKKVAFYKDWKYLFPAILIMAVVFIGKDAIFASLGIWGFNDEYLIGVRMLGLPIEEWMFFITVPYACVFIYACLVAYLKVDPLKNIHRPFLFILSITLLLVGIIYFNRLYTSIIFIATALLILYNLYRRQPWLSMFLLSYFVSIIPFFLVNGILTGSFIESPVVWYDPSQNLGIRLFTIPIEDTIYNLMMLMMTVQLMEAFKGINSKFKIQSPKL from the coding sequence ATGGACAGATTATATCTTTACATCAATATCTTCACCATCGCTGCTCCTTTGCTGTTGAGTTTCGACAAAAAGGTAGCATTCTACAAAGATTGGAAATACCTGTTCCCGGCCATTCTTATTATGGCTGTAGTTTTCATTGGCAAAGATGCCATTTTTGCTTCGCTTGGAATTTGGGGTTTTAATGATGAATACCTCATTGGAGTGCGCATGCTCGGACTGCCGATTGAAGAGTGGATGTTTTTCATCACTGTGCCATATGCCTGCGTTTTCATTTATGCCTGCCTGGTTGCTTACCTGAAGGTTGACCCGCTTAAAAACATTCACCGGCCTTTTCTTTTCATCCTTAGCATCACATTGCTACTTGTTGGCATCATCTATTTCAACAGGCTTTATACTTCCATCATTTTCATTGCCACAGCCTTGCTGATTCTGTATAATCTTTATCGGCGTCAACCCTGGCTGAGTATGTTCCTGCTCTCCTATTTTGTCTCCATTATCCCGTTTTTCCTGGTCAATGGAATTTTGACAGGCAGTTTTATTGAAAGCCCGGTGGTTTGGTACGACCCGTCTCAGAACCTGGGAATCCGCCTGTTCACGATCCCAATCGAAGACACAATTTACAATCTGATGATGCTGATGATGACGGTGCAGTTGATGGAAGCATTTAAAGGCATTAATTCAAAATTCAAAATTCAAAGCCCTAAGCTCTAA
- a CDS encoding carotenoid biosynthesis protein produces MKFLQNRFQLSLFLLIVIYTVGIVTVLLGNADDLMKLTPFNLLFASGILLYNAEGISRRYIAWFAVIAVSGYVIELIGIITGIIFGEYAYGSGLGLKLFDVPLIIGLNWAILVFATAALVQQFSWPLWLKAAVAATLMVAYDLFLEPVAIHFDFWTWAGGSIPLQNYAAWWLIAFLMLLGTFKFVANLKNRLAAYVIAIQTLFFIILILNQDLSIG; encoded by the coding sequence ATGAAATTTCTTCAAAACCGATTCCAGCTTAGCCTGTTTCTTCTTATAGTTATTTATACTGTAGGTATAGTAACTGTTTTGCTCGGCAATGCTGATGATCTGATGAAACTTACGCCATTCAACCTGTTGTTTGCATCCGGTATTTTGTTGTACAATGCCGAAGGGATCAGCCGCAGGTACATTGCATGGTTTGCAGTTATCGCCGTTTCCGGATATGTGATTGAACTAATCGGAATCATTACAGGAATTATTTTCGGCGAGTATGCATATGGCTCAGGATTAGGGCTCAAACTATTTGATGTACCCCTGATCATTGGCCTGAACTGGGCAATCCTTGTATTTGCAACCGCAGCGCTCGTGCAACAGTTTTCATGGCCCTTATGGCTGAAAGCAGCAGTTGCAGCTACGCTGATGGTTGCCTATGACTTATTTCTCGAACCCGTTGCCATCCACTTTGATTTCTGGACCTGGGCCGGAGGTTCGATACCTCTGCAAAACTATGCAGCATGGTGGCTCATTGCTTTCCTGATGCTACTGGGCACATTCAAGTTTGTGGCTAACCTTAAGAACCGCCTGGCGGCTTATGTAATTGCAATACAAACGCTGTTTTTTATCATTCTGATCCTGAACCAGGATCTATCAATCGGTTGA